The following proteins come from a genomic window of Sardina pilchardus chromosome 1, fSarPil1.1, whole genome shotgun sequence:
- the LOC134083123 gene encoding sortilin-related receptor-like isoform X4 — protein sequence MSDEMNCSDVARTCSGSFFHCDMVRCIPHSWICDGDVDCMDKSDERNCYHMGMGVERPCPLNSFRCADGRCIPSSGLCNGRSECADGSDESNCIITERTLTVGFAEMTTTTTITEMTTIATTTEMTTTATTTAMPTTAAVTEMTTIATTTEMTTIAATTEMTTIATTTEMTTIAATTEMTTIATTTGMTTTAATTEMTTIATTIEMTTTTAPCSPGSVPCGSVGECVLSAAVCDGQVDCSDRSDEANCTYMERGLAEPTCSPNAFRCGDGVCVPSAAVCNGQHDCPDTSDEANCTATLMTCHPASFSCGDGTCIPSAWICDGQYDCSDSSDESNCTVPESTCAPDYSRCGDGRCIPSLWLCDGRADCSDRSDEDNCTIAESTCLATDFYCDDGSCTPSSGVCDGVGQCVDSSDERNCSTVGPACSVSDFLCDDGSCIPSSGVCDGVSQCVDGSDERNCYTVEPTCSSSEFRCDDGMCIPSSEVCDGQSQCSDKSDEKSCPTVEPTCTVTEFRCDDGRCVPSSGVCDGVSDCVDGSDERNCPTVEAPCSSSEFRCGDGACVPSSGVCNGVPQCLDRSDEDNCTSTERTCSPTQFRCSDGACVQSIWVCDGEIDCVDGSDENNCSSSQRTCGPDYFPCGNGLCIPNKWLCDGKAECPDHSDETNCSHTSCRPSEFHCGVGGRCIPLAWVCDGESDCMDKSDERNCTVSVMVTTCRPGEFRCGDGSCIPSALVCNGNRDCNDGSDEDQQQNC from the exons GTGACGTTGCCCGGACGTGCAGTGGGAGTTTCTTCCACTGTGACATGGTGCGCTGCATCCCCCACTCCTGGATCTGTGACGGAGATGTGGACTGCATGGACAAGAGCGACGAGAGGAACTGCT ATCATATGGGGATGGGCGTGGAGAGGCCGTGCCCTTTGAACTCTTTCCGCTGCGCTGACGGCCGCTGCATCCCCTCCTCGGGACTCTGTAACGGACGCAGTGAGTGTGCAGACGGGAGCGACGAGAGCAACTGCA TCATCACTGAGAGGACTCTTACAGTAGGCTTTGCCGAGATGACCACCACAACAACCATCACTGAGATGACCACCATAGCAACTACCACTGAAATGACCACTACAGCCACTACCACTGCGATGCCCACTACAGCAGCCGTCACTGAGATGACCACCATAGCAACTACCACTGAAATGACCACCATAGCAGCCACCACTGAGATGACCACCATAGCAACTACCACTGAAATGACCACCATAGCAGCCACCACTGAGATGACCACCATAGCAACTACCACTGGGATGACCACCACAGCCGCCACCACTGAGATGACCACCATAGCAACTACCATTGAGATGACCACCACAACCGCCCCCTGCTCTCCTGGCTCTGTGCCCTGCGGCAGCGTTGGCGAGTGCGTTCTCTCCGCAGCCGTGTGTGACGGACAGGTCGACTGCTCGGACCGCAGCGACGAGGCCAACTGCA CCTATATGGAGAGAGGCCTTGCAGAGCCGACGTGCTCCCCGAACGCCTTCCGCTGTGGCGATGGAGTGTGTGTTCCGTCCGCTGCCGTCTGCAACGGACAGCACGACTGCCCCGACACCAGTGATGAGGCAAACTGCA cggCCACACTGATGACCTGCCACCCGGCCTCTTTCAGCTGTGGCGACGGCACCTGCATCCCCTCAGCGTGGATCTGTGACGGCCAGTACGACTGCAGCGACAGCAGCGACGAAAGCAACTGCA CGGTCCCCGAGAGCACCTGCGCTCCAGACTATAGCCGCTGTGGAGACGGACGCTGCATCCCCTCCCTCTGGCTCTGCGATGGACGTGCCGACTGCTCGGACAGGAGTGACGAGGACAACTGCA CCATCGCAGAATCCACCTGCTTGGCAACAGACTTCTACTGTGATGATGGCAGCTGCACTCCTTCCTCTGGAGTCTGTGATGGAGTGGGCCAGTGTGTTGACAGCAGTGACGAGAGGAATTGTT CCACCGTAGGCCCAGCCTGCTCTGTATCAGACTTCCTGTGTGATGACGGCTCCTGTATCCCCTCTAGTGGGGTCTGTGACggagtgagtcagtgtgtggacGGGAGCGACGAGAGGAACTGCT ACACCGTAGAACCTACCTGTTCCTCTTCTGAGTTCCGCTGCGATGATGGCATGTGCATTCCTTCCTCTGAGGTCTGCGATGGACAGAGTCAGTGTTCGGACAAGAGTGACGAAAAGAGCTGCC CCACCGTAGAACCCACCTGCACCGTGACAGAGTTCCGCTGTGATGACGGTCGCTGTGTTCCTTCCTCTGGTGTCTGTGATGGCGTGAGTGACTGCGTGGACGGCAGCGACGAGAGGAACTGCC CCACCGTAGAGGCCCCCTGCTCCTCGTCTGAGTTCCGCTGTGGTGACGGCGCCTGCGTCCCCTCCTCAGGAGTGTGCAACGGGGTCCCCCAGTGTCTGGACCGCAGCGACGAGGACAACTgca CTTCCACAGAGAGGACGTGTTCGCCGACTCAGTTCCGCTGCTCCGATGGCGCCTGCGTCCAGTCCATCTGGGTGTGTGACGGAGAGATCGACTGCGTAGACGGCAGCGACGAGAACAACTGCA GTTCCAGCCAGAGGACGTGTGGTCCAGACTACTTCCCCTGTGGGAACGGCCTCTGCATCCCCAACAAATGGCTCTGCGACGGCAAAGCAGAGTGCCCCGACCACAGCGACGAGACCAACTGCT CCCACACGAGCTGCAGGCCGAGCGAGTTCCACTGCGGGGTCGGCGGCCGCTGCATCCCGTTGGCCtgggtgtgtgatggagagagcgacTGCATGGACAAGAGCGACGAGAGGAACTGCA CAGTGAGTGTGATGGTGACGACGTGCAGGCCCGGAGAGTTCCGCTGCGGTGACGGCAGCTGCATCCCCTCGGCCCTGGTCTGCAACGGGAACCGCGACTGCAACGACGGCAGCGACGAAGACCAGCAGCAGAACTGCT AA